Proteins co-encoded in one Bremerella sp. TYQ1 genomic window:
- the purH gene encoding bifunctional phosphoribosylaminoimidazolecarboxamide formyltransferase/IMP cyclohydrolase: MSLDPVIQNAIISVSNKEGLTEFAQGLVETGVTIYSTGGTRRHLEEASIPVKDVTEYTQFPEMMDGRLKTLHPKIFGGILCRHDRDDDMSAIGEHGIFAIPLVVVNLYPFEETIAKEGVTDAQAIEQIDIGGPSLVRAAAKNHAFTTIACKPCQYPEILAELKNGGKTSLGLRRKLAAAAFAHTAAYDAAIANYFEKDEENAFPETLRQSFERKAVLRYGENPHQQGALYAVPKFQGASLVDAKQLNGKELSYNNLLDLDSALAIARGLPDAAVSVIKHNNPCGAASATSLAEACEKAMLGDPLSAFGSVIGMNREVDAATAEYLSTPGLFVEAIAAPSFSSEAVEILTTKPKWKSNVRLMAVGALEGSRPELQSRWIEGGLLVQNTDFTQDDPSTWQLVTETEVDEATKQELLFAWEICRFVKSNAIVLCKDRSLIGAGAGQMSRVDSVQISIEKAGERAPGSVLASDAFFPFPDSIHSAAKAGVKAFIQPGGSKRDQEVIDACNEHKLPMLFTGVRHFRH, encoded by the coding sequence ATGTCTCTCGACCCTGTCATTCAAAATGCCATTATCAGTGTCAGCAACAAGGAAGGCCTGACCGAGTTTGCCCAGGGGTTGGTGGAAACCGGGGTCACCATTTACAGCACCGGCGGAACGCGTCGCCACTTGGAAGAAGCGAGCATTCCGGTCAAGGATGTCACCGAGTACACGCAGTTTCCTGAGATGATGGATGGCCGATTGAAGACGCTTCATCCGAAGATCTTCGGCGGGATCTTGTGCCGACACGACCGCGACGACGACATGTCCGCGATCGGCGAGCATGGCATCTTTGCCATCCCACTGGTGGTGGTGAACTTGTATCCGTTCGAGGAAACGATCGCCAAAGAAGGGGTGACCGACGCCCAGGCGATCGAGCAAATCGACATCGGCGGACCTAGCCTTGTGCGAGCCGCCGCGAAGAACCACGCGTTCACGACGATCGCCTGCAAGCCGTGCCAATACCCGGAGATCCTCGCGGAACTGAAAAACGGCGGCAAGACCAGCCTCGGTCTGCGTCGCAAGCTGGCCGCCGCCGCGTTTGCCCACACGGCCGCCTACGACGCGGCGATTGCCAATTACTTCGAGAAAGACGAAGAGAACGCGTTCCCCGAAACGCTGCGACAAAGCTTCGAGCGGAAAGCGGTCCTGCGATACGGCGAGAACCCACATCAGCAAGGGGCGTTGTACGCCGTGCCGAAGTTCCAAGGTGCCTCGCTGGTCGACGCGAAGCAGCTCAACGGGAAAGAGCTTTCGTACAACAACTTGTTAGATCTCGACAGCGCGTTGGCCATCGCTCGCGGCTTGCCGGACGCGGCCGTTTCGGTGATCAAGCACAACAACCCTTGCGGTGCGGCCTCGGCAACGAGCCTGGCCGAGGCATGCGAGAAAGCGATGCTTGGCGATCCGCTTAGTGCGTTCGGCAGCGTGATCGGCATGAACCGTGAAGTCGATGCAGCAACGGCCGAATACCTTTCGACGCCAGGATTGTTCGTCGAAGCGATCGCCGCCCCAAGCTTCAGCAGCGAAGCGGTTGAGATCCTTACCACGAAGCCGAAGTGGAAGAGCAACGTTCGCTTGATGGCAGTCGGGGCCTTGGAAGGCAGTCGTCCTGAACTTCAGTCGCGTTGGATCGAAGGTGGCTTGCTCGTTCAAAACACTGACTTCACCCAAGACGACCCCAGCACCTGGCAGTTGGTTACCGAGACCGAAGTCGACGAAGCGACCAAGCAAGAGCTGCTGTTTGCCTGGGAGATTTGCCGCTTCGTGAAGTCGAACGCCATTGTGCTGTGCAAGGATCGGTCGTTGATCGGAGCCGGGGCAGGGCAGATGAGCCGCGTCGACTCGGTGCAGATTTCGATTGAGAAAGCAGGCGAGCGTGCTCCTGGGAGCGTGTTGGCCAGCGACGCGTTTTTCCCATTCCCCGATTCGATTCATTCGGCGGCCAAAGCAGGCGTGAAAGCGTTCATCCAGCCAGGCGGATCGAAGCGAGATCAGGAAGTAATCGACGCCTGCAACGAACATAAGTTGCCGATGCTGTTCACCGGTGTCCGTCATTTCCGACATTAA
- a CDS encoding DUF4282 domain-containing protein, with protein sequence MADEFFYKFNPHAPEVGPIDSKTLKQLAGSGAILPESLLRRGSGDWVTASTVKGLFGDSAAASPPEATPVAPPTAEPVAPASAGPAPIAAPVAPASASPPEAIPVAPPANDGGGLNLPNVAPTKASPDVPAGLDSLVVSPKKGGSKPGKKGAPAPKKGPAPAAAPAIEVPKAEPVAKEAPSVAAPTIATPSVTAPKVAPSKGSAPKSEPAKADAPAAVAAPKGKANNGDANPFATDPKAGRARPRRKGTGGIGSLFNFDVLIGPAVIKVLFFLMTGLILLGWLVGTAVTFVTSMQAGGGTMALIFAGFVSFVSLAISFIYIVVLRVMAEVVVAFFSIDENMRSVRDMLEEKQGIID encoded by the coding sequence ATGGCCGACGAATTCTTCTACAAGTTCAATCCCCATGCGCCGGAAGTCGGCCCGATTGATTCGAAAACGTTGAAACAACTTGCCGGAAGTGGGGCAATTCTGCCGGAAAGCTTGCTGCGTCGCGGCAGTGGAGATTGGGTAACGGCTTCGACCGTTAAGGGATTGTTTGGCGATTCCGCCGCGGCGAGTCCTCCGGAAGCAACGCCGGTCGCGCCGCCGACCGCTGAACCTGTTGCCCCTGCATCGGCAGGACCAGCCCCGATTGCTGCGCCTGTCGCGCCTGCGTCCGCTTCCCCACCGGAAGCGATTCCTGTGGCCCCTCCGGCCAACGACGGAGGGGGATTGAACTTACCGAACGTCGCCCCAACGAAAGCTTCGCCAGACGTTCCAGCCGGTCTCGATTCGTTGGTGGTCTCGCCCAAAAAAGGGGGCAGCAAGCCTGGCAAAAAAGGAGCTCCCGCTCCGAAAAAGGGCCCCGCTCCCGCAGCCGCGCCAGCGATCGAAGTGCCCAAAGCAGAACCTGTCGCCAAGGAAGCACCCAGCGTTGCCGCGCCCACGATCGCGACGCCCAGCGTGACCGCGCCGAAAGTGGCGCCGTCGAAAGGATCGGCTCCCAAATCAGAGCCAGCCAAAGCGGATGCGCCCGCGGCTGTCGCTGCGCCAAAAGGGAAAGCCAACAATGGCGATGCGAACCCTTTCGCCACCGATCCAAAAGCAGGCCGAGCACGACCGCGCCGCAAAGGAACCGGCGGAATCGGTTCGCTGTTCAACTTTGACGTGCTGATCGGACCGGCCGTAATCAAAGTTTTGTTCTTCCTGATGACAGGGCTCATTCTGTTGGGCTGGCTCGTAGGAACGGCGGTGACATTTGTGACTTCGATGCAAGCCGGAGGCGGAACCATGGCGTTGATCTTCGCCGGCTTCGTTTCGTTCGTCTCGTTGGCGATCTCGTTTATTTACATTGTCGTGCTGCGAGTGATGGCCGAAGTTGTCGTTGCGTTCTTCAGCATCGACGAGAACATGCGCAGCGTCCGCGACATGCTGGAGGAGAAGCAAGGGATCATCGATTAA
- a CDS encoding M3 family oligoendopeptidase produces MDDFSKLELPEPDLSDLKTRYTEIAEGIDDLNGNDGRGEALFHLIEQWDEIRREIDSWCNLTEIRFNQDTKNPAYKAAMDRLDEIHPKLTDLDVTIKKLLLVDHRKAKIVERYGAQATELWQCQVNAFDPAVEQDLVEEAKLVSKYNELLASATFTFQGKETNLSGITEYAEDNDRTVRYDALSTMWGWFAENSDALDEIYDKMVQLRDRIAKKLKYDNFVQLAYQRMSRVDYTEQDVQQYRQEVIDKIVPLCTEIRKRQGETLQLDPLMYWDEAVHDAAGNPRPQGSYEHQIEQAQAMFDGMSPQLGEFFQLMRDKNLMDLKNRPGKAGGGFCASLLQQRVPFIFANFNGTLGDVEVFTHEIGHAYQCYSSMSQPLTDIVWPTMESCEIHSMSLEYLCWPHMEKFFGDAADRFRRIHLTSRLLFLPYGVAIDHYQHEVYNQPGLSPKERNAKWRELEELYLPHMQFGDLPHLPEGGRWQKQRHVYMSPFYYIDYTLAQCCALQFWVRSQQNFDQAVEDYQALCARGGTLPFQELARSADLKSPFTKGCLTDVAAEASKFLGL; encoded by the coding sequence ATGGACGACTTCAGTAAACTCGAACTGCCGGAACCAGATCTTTCCGATCTCAAAACGCGCTACACCGAGATTGCCGAGGGCATCGACGATTTAAATGGCAACGATGGTCGCGGCGAAGCGCTGTTTCACTTGATCGAACAGTGGGACGAGATCCGTCGCGAGATCGATTCGTGGTGCAACTTGACGGAGATCCGTTTCAATCAAGACACCAAGAACCCCGCCTATAAAGCGGCCATGGATCGGCTCGACGAGATCCATCCCAAGCTGACCGATCTGGACGTCACCATCAAAAAGCTGCTGCTGGTCGATCATCGTAAAGCGAAGATTGTCGAGCGATACGGAGCCCAAGCCACCGAGTTGTGGCAATGCCAGGTGAACGCCTTCGATCCTGCCGTCGAGCAAGACTTAGTCGAAGAAGCCAAACTGGTCTCGAAGTACAACGAACTGTTGGCCAGCGCAACGTTCACCTTCCAAGGCAAAGAGACCAATCTATCCGGCATCACCGAGTATGCCGAGGACAACGACCGGACCGTCCGCTACGACGCACTTTCCACCATGTGGGGCTGGTTCGCCGAGAACAGCGACGCGCTCGACGAGATCTACGACAAGATGGTCCAACTCCGCGATCGGATCGCCAAGAAGCTGAAGTACGACAACTTCGTACAGCTTGCCTATCAGCGGATGTCACGCGTCGATTACACCGAGCAAGACGTCCAGCAGTATCGTCAGGAAGTGATCGACAAGATTGTCCCGCTGTGTACTGAGATCCGCAAACGGCAAGGCGAAACGCTCCAACTCGATCCGCTGATGTACTGGGACGAAGCGGTTCACGACGCCGCAGGCAATCCTCGTCCGCAAGGATCGTACGAGCATCAAATTGAACAAGCTCAAGCGATGTTCGACGGCATGTCGCCGCAGTTGGGCGAGTTCTTCCAGCTGATGCGCGACAAGAACCTGATGGACTTGAAGAACCGGCCTGGCAAAGCAGGCGGCGGCTTCTGTGCGAGCCTGCTGCAACAGCGCGTCCCGTTCATCTTCGCCAATTTCAATGGCACGCTGGGGGACGTGGAAGTCTTCACGCACGAGATCGGCCATGCGTATCAGTGCTATTCGAGCATGTCGCAGCCGCTGACCGATATTGTGTGGCCGACGATGGAATCGTGCGAGATCCACTCGATGAGTCTCGAGTATCTTTGCTGGCCGCACATGGAGAAGTTCTTCGGCGACGCGGCCGATCGATTCCGCCGCATCCATTTGACGTCGCGGCTGTTGTTCCTGCCGTATGGCGTGGCGATCGATCATTACCAGCACGAAGTCTACAACCAGCCAGGCCTTTCGCCGAAAGAACGAAACGCCAAGTGGCGAGAGTTGGAAGAACTGTACCTTCCGCACATGCAGTTTGGTGATTTGCCTCACTTGCCCGAAGGGGGACGCTGGCAGAAGCAGCGACACGTTTACATGTCGCCGTTCTATTACATCGACTACACGTTGGCGCAGTGCTGTGCTCTGCAGTTCTGGGTTCGCTCGCAGCAGAACTTCGACCAAGCGGTCGAAGACTATCAGGCGCTGTGTGCTCGGGGCGGAACGCTTCCGTTCCAAGAGCTTGCCCGAAGTGCCGACTTGAAGAGCCCTTTCACCAAGGGTTGTTTGACCGACGTGGCCGCCGAAGCGAGCAAGTTCCTGGGATTGTAA
- a CDS encoding GTPase — MTATASSHPSDATKAAVLTPPARGAIATVSVQGPQAVACTDRYFQSLGKLRLADAPVGKILVGHWQEASEELGEELVVGKVAADEVEIHCHGGIQASARILKHLEAAGCVVQSWQERTTADAADAMVAEALQELPQAATAQAALHLLDQAQGALSGTVSEIHTRLQEANFEVAAGLVESLLSLASFGKHLTTPWSIVLAGPPNVGKSSLLNKIVGYDRAIVLDMPGTTRDVLHATTALDGWPVQFSDTAGIRVSDDALEQTGIAKAKAALKLADLVVVLHDAADLRPDELDESLQELPSALHVVNKIDLAENVTLPNSEEMLATSAVTGEGVPELISSIVRHLIPTVPHDGAAIPFTDRQIEHLQQLREAIAAADQAAAEATIRKLIDR; from the coding sequence ATGACCGCCACTGCTTCTTCCCATCCAAGCGACGCAACCAAAGCGGCCGTGTTGACGCCTCCGGCTCGAGGTGCGATTGCGACCGTTTCCGTGCAAGGACCGCAAGCGGTTGCGTGCACCGATCGTTACTTTCAAAGCCTCGGCAAGCTTCGCCTGGCAGATGCCCCCGTCGGCAAGATCCTCGTCGGGCATTGGCAGGAAGCGAGCGAAGAGCTGGGAGAAGAGTTGGTTGTCGGCAAAGTGGCGGCGGATGAAGTCGAGATCCACTGCCATGGCGGGATTCAGGCCAGTGCTCGGATTTTGAAGCACTTGGAAGCGGCCGGCTGCGTTGTTCAGTCTTGGCAAGAGCGAACCACCGCAGACGCCGCCGATGCGATGGTGGCCGAAGCACTGCAGGAGCTTCCCCAAGCGGCCACGGCCCAGGCAGCCCTGCATCTGCTGGATCAGGCCCAAGGGGCGTTGTCCGGCACGGTGAGCGAAATTCATACGCGGTTGCAGGAAGCGAATTTCGAAGTTGCCGCCGGGCTGGTCGAATCGCTTTTATCGCTGGCAAGCTTTGGGAAGCATTTAACGACCCCTTGGTCGATTGTTTTGGCCGGGCCACCCAACGTTGGCAAAAGCAGCTTGTTGAACAAGATAGTCGGCTACGATCGCGCCATCGTGCTCGACATGCCAGGGACGACGCGCGATGTACTGCACGCGACGACTGCGCTGGATGGCTGGCCGGTGCAGTTTTCGGATACGGCCGGGATTCGTGTTTCGGACGATGCCTTGGAGCAAACCGGCATTGCCAAAGCAAAAGCGGCGCTGAAGCTGGCCGACTTGGTGGTCGTGCTGCATGATGCGGCCGATCTTCGCCCTGACGAACTGGACGAGTCGCTCCAGGAATTGCCTTCGGCACTGCATGTGGTGAACAAGATCGACTTGGCCGAAAACGTGACGCTGCCGAATTCGGAAGAGATGCTGGCGACCAGCGCCGTCACCGGAGAAGGCGTTCCGGAGTTAATCTCGTCGATCGTGCGACACTTGATTCCAACCGTCCCACACGACGGTGCGGCGATTCCGTTTACCGACCGGCAGATCGAACATCTGCAGCAACTGCGGGAAGCGATAGCCGCAGCCGATCAAGCGGCCGCCGAAGCGACGATTCGAAAGTTAATCGACCGATGA
- a CDS encoding sulfite oxidase-like oxidoreductase: MNEHDRAKYQDATPPSPEPHEASDDVIVSDDTRRENRIPPGQSRTKKWPVLHASTVPEVAKEEWSLKIFGLVQRELTFTWNEFQALPRVKVFADFHCVTQWSRLGNLWEGVSTRYLLEQAGIQPEAKYVICHAYDNGWTTNLPLEAFLNEDSLLADTHDGMEINAEHGGPVRGMVPKLYAWKSAKWIRAIELSATDKPGFWEQSGYHNVGDPWQEQRFGSDQMPSGWTGEPDGI, from the coding sequence ATGAACGAACATGACCGCGCGAAGTACCAAGACGCCACCCCGCCGAGTCCGGAACCGCACGAAGCGAGCGACGACGTGATTGTCAGCGACGATACGCGGCGCGAGAATCGCATTCCGCCGGGACAATCGCGGACCAAGAAATGGCCGGTGCTGCATGCATCGACGGTACCCGAGGTCGCCAAAGAGGAGTGGTCGCTCAAGATCTTCGGCTTGGTCCAGCGGGAGTTAACGTTCACGTGGAACGAGTTCCAGGCCCTGCCCCGCGTGAAGGTGTTCGCCGATTTTCATTGCGTGACGCAGTGGTCGCGACTGGGCAACTTGTGGGAAGGCGTTTCGACGCGTTACTTGCTGGAGCAAGCGGGCATTCAGCCGGAAGCGAAGTACGTGATTTGCCACGCGTACGACAACGGCTGGACGACGAACTTGCCGCTGGAGGCTTTCTTAAACGAAGACTCGCTGCTGGCCGACACTCACGACGGCATGGAGATCAACGCCGAGCATGGCGGCCCTGTCCGCGGCATGGTGCCGAAGCTGTACGCTTGGAAGAGTGCCAAGTGGATCCGCGCGATCGAACTGAGCGCGACCGACAAGCCAGGCTTCTGGGAACAAAGCGGCTACCACAACGTGGGCGATCCGTGGCAGGAACAACGCTTCGGCAGCGACCAGATGCCCTCCGGCTGGACCGGTGAACCGGACGGGATTTGA
- a CDS encoding diguanylate cyclase: protein MHNRLLVIESTDALRKKLREILSAHHELYTIENGNRVRETIEKFQPELILLDFHLYDDSAIEICRTIRREFADRQIQLLVFGNRLNEAQRLEVFAAGADDIIEKSIGRLELTAKIDVLMRLHSALMRATAAERKLEGYSRELERIVETRSLAIQSTQDIAVFALAKLADSRDTETGEHLVRMRAYSQIIAEQLRADSPYQDEIDDYFLQDLFRSSPLHDIGKVGISDAILLKPGKLTPVEFNAMKQHVLIGAETLHEAARSSPNGSFFHMAAEIARYHHERWDGDGYLEGLRGADIPLAARIVSVADVYDALSSKRVYKDAWTPEDARDKILAGSGTQFDPVVVNAFERTFRRIVAFCEEQGTNMRFQSGAPALSMNYHWGKHQQAPELSDEDVVIIDHGSTSLKLIATWLRGAGMNIRLCSDFVSAKELIRDNCPMVVLTDWGKELATGEKFFHWIREEHLPEYVYTMVLADEGSLREPSHAYRLGIDDVISHTISREELLARINSAGRVIELENHLRTIERNDPLTGLATLRYLNDQLKREWMRARNYHLPISCVLIDIDDFSTINQEHGVEVGDRLIQQLARTIASEGRNVDYFCRLDCDRLLLVLPECAEINAFRTAKRIEMLVDKIRIEAGGREIGFTVSMGVAQRDNNVPNLEALIDNAEIALKVAKRSGKRHVICLRHCQESAGAMTSDDQVRERLEHLSASKIMTTPIMTVLETDTASTAAQLLLKHRFNSAPVIDGEGNLVGVISEKDLMQAFRQPDAGRTLVAEIMLRDVVRFDENEPAIHIYEYLSQAAIRRVIIVSDTRPVGVISRGNCLRWVHQLDNDPGLNDPEKLASILDSGILESATLGQVREMLKSMENTDISLDGQQIEF from the coding sequence ATGCACAATCGGTTACTTGTGATCGAAAGCACTGATGCGCTTCGCAAGAAGTTGCGCGAAATCCTAAGTGCGCATCACGAGCTTTATACAATAGAGAACGGCAACCGCGTCCGTGAGACGATCGAGAAGTTTCAGCCTGAGCTGATCCTGCTCGATTTTCACTTGTACGATGACTCGGCGATCGAAATATGTCGTACCATTCGTCGCGAGTTCGCGGACCGACAGATCCAACTGCTGGTCTTCGGAAATCGCTTGAACGAAGCCCAGCGGCTGGAAGTATTCGCTGCAGGCGCGGACGATATCATCGAGAAGTCGATCGGTCGGCTGGAGCTGACTGCCAAGATCGACGTGCTGATGCGGCTTCACAGCGCACTGATGCGCGCCACCGCCGCCGAACGAAAGCTGGAAGGCTATTCCCGCGAACTCGAACGGATTGTCGAGACACGTTCGTTGGCCATTCAATCGACTCAAGATATCGCGGTCTTCGCGCTGGCCAAGCTGGCCGACTCGCGCGATACCGAAACCGGCGAACATCTCGTTCGCATGCGTGCTTACTCGCAGATCATTGCCGAGCAGCTGCGTGCCGATAGCCCTTACCAGGACGAAATCGACGATTACTTCCTGCAAGATCTCTTTCGCTCGAGCCCCTTGCACGACATTGGCAAAGTCGGGATTTCCGACGCCATTCTCCTGAAGCCTGGCAAGTTGACGCCTGTCGAGTTTAACGCCATGAAGCAGCACGTGCTCATCGGTGCCGAGACATTGCATGAAGCGGCTCGCAGTAGCCCGAACGGTTCGTTCTTTCATATGGCTGCCGAAATCGCTCGCTACCATCACGAACGTTGGGACGGCGACGGCTATTTGGAAGGCTTGCGCGGAGCGGACATTCCCTTGGCGGCACGTATTGTGAGTGTGGCCGATGTTTACGACGCGCTGTCGAGCAAGCGCGTTTATAAGGATGCGTGGACGCCGGAAGATGCCCGCGACAAGATTCTCGCCGGCAGCGGTACGCAGTTCGATCCTGTCGTGGTGAATGCATTCGAGCGGACATTCCGCCGCATTGTGGCTTTCTGCGAAGAGCAGGGGACCAACATGCGTTTTCAGTCAGGGGCTCCGGCGCTCAGCATGAACTATCACTGGGGCAAGCATCAGCAAGCTCCGGAACTAAGCGACGAAGATGTGGTGATCATCGATCATGGTTCCACATCACTGAAACTGATTGCGACATGGCTTCGCGGGGCCGGCATGAACATTCGCTTGTGCAGCGACTTCGTGTCCGCCAAAGAGCTGATCCGCGACAATTGCCCCATGGTGGTGTTGACCGACTGGGGTAAGGAGCTTGCCACCGGCGAAAAGTTCTTCCATTGGATTCGAGAAGAGCATTTGCCCGAGTACGTCTACACGATGGTCTTGGCCGACGAAGGCTCGCTGCGAGAACCATCGCATGCGTATCGCCTAGGCATCGACGACGTCATCTCGCACACGATCAGCCGCGAAGAACTGCTGGCCAGAATCAATTCGGCCGGACGAGTCATCGAACTGGAAAACCACCTGCGGACGATCGAACGAAACGACCCACTGACCGGACTGGCCACGCTTCGCTATTTGAACGATCAGCTCAAACGCGAATGGATGCGTGCCCGAAACTATCATCTGCCGATCTCGTGCGTATTGATCGATATCGACGACTTCAGCACGATCAATCAAGAGCATGGCGTCGAGGTAGGGGATCGCTTGATCCAGCAACTCGCACGCACCATCGCCAGCGAAGGCCGCAACGTCGACTACTTCTGTCGGCTCGACTGCGATCGCTTGCTGCTGGTCTTGCCAGAGTGTGCCGAGATCAATGCGTTTCGTACTGCCAAGCGAATTGAAATGCTGGTCGACAAAATCAGGATCGAGGCCGGCGGTCGCGAGATAGGTTTTACCGTCAGCATGGGCGTGGCCCAGCGAGATAACAACGTCCCGAATCTCGAAGCCTTGATCGACAATGCTGAAATCGCATTGAAAGTCGCCAAGCGTTCCGGCAAGCGTCATGTCATTTGTTTGCGTCATTGCCAGGAATCGGCCGGGGCGATGACTTCGGACGATCAAGTTCGCGAACGCCTCGAGCATCTGTCCGCTTCCAAGATCATGACGACACCGATCATGACGGTGCTGGAAACCGACACCGCTTCGACCGCCGCCCAATTGCTGCTGAAGCATCGCTTCAATTCCGCTCCGGTGATTGATGGCGAAGGGAACCTGGTTGGGGTGATTTCGGAAAAAGACTTGATGCAAGCGTTCCGCCAGCCAGACGCCGGAAGAACGTTGGTCGCAGAGATCATGCTGCGAGATGTCGTTCGATTCGACGAAAACGAACCAGCCATTCATATCTATGAATACCTTTCCCAGGCCGCCATTCGCCGCGTGATTATCGTCAGCGATACACGTCCTGTCGGGGTGATCAGCCGTGGAAATTGTTTGCGTTGGGTCCACCAGCTCGACAACGATCCTGGCTTGAACGACCCGGAAAAGCTGGCCAGCATTCTCGATTCCGGCATCCTCGAATCGGCCACTTTGGGCCAGGTCCGCGAGATGCTTAAGAGCATGGAGAACACCGATATCTCCTTGGATGGGCAGCAGATCGAGTTCTAA
- a CDS encoding formyltransferase family protein: MLVVITAVGPDNVGLADPIIHYVTGLGANIAEIQMYDHDEEAVFAMFLRIHIDADLYNSLRTALTEIGKLKKLSIRVWSADARRDCPRIAICTTYRPEPASAVLDAIQSGDINAVPAVMIGNRDNCKGLAESHNVDWHSIGGENGQANDDRMIEILDQYDVDYVLLARYMRVLPASSCWKYAGGRIINLHHGLLPSFPGIRPYHDANEVRMLTFGATCHFIVPELDAGNQIIHQETFSVEPGTKIEEIIQIGQEKNEPKCLVEGLRRVVDGEVELHFHRVVPRKR; encoded by the coding sequence ATGCTCGTTGTGATTACCGCCGTTGGACCCGATAACGTAGGGCTCGCCGATCCGATTATTCACTATGTGACGGGTCTAGGGGCGAACATTGCCGAAATCCAGATGTACGACCATGACGAAGAGGCCGTCTTCGCCATGTTCCTGCGGATTCATATCGACGCCGATCTCTACAACTCTCTCCGCACAGCACTCACCGAGATCGGCAAGCTGAAAAAGCTTTCCATCCGAGTCTGGTCGGCCGATGCTCGGCGAGATTGTCCTCGCATCGCAATTTGCACCACCTATCGTCCCGAGCCTGCTTCGGCCGTGCTCGATGCCATTCAGTCTGGCGATATCAACGCCGTACCTGCCGTTATGATCGGGAACCGCGATAACTGCAAAGGGCTCGCGGAAAGCCACAACGTCGATTGGCACAGCATCGGGGGCGAAAACGGGCAAGCCAACGACGATCGCATGATCGAAATCCTCGATCAGTACGATGTCGACTACGTCTTGCTCGCTCGCTACATGCGTGTGCTGCCGGCAAGCAGCTGCTGGAAATATGCCGGCGGGCGAATCATCAATCTGCATCATGGGCTGCTGCCAAGCTTCCCCGGCATTCGTCCTTACCACGATGCCAACGAAGTCCGCATGCTCACATTCGGGGCGACGTGTCACTTTATTGTCCCGGAACTGGATGCCGGCAATCAGATCATCCATCAGGAAACCTTCTCCGTCGAGCCTGGCACAAAGATCGAAGAGATCATCCAAATCGGCCAGGAAAAGAACGAACCGAAATGCCTCGTCGAGGGGCTGCGTCGTGTCGTGGATGGCGAAGTCGAACTGCACTTTCACCGCGTTGTGCCGCGTAAGCGATAA
- a CDS encoding YkgJ family cysteine cluster protein: protein MIQTKVRREDLKPGENLCDHCTAKCCRYFALPIDTPTEFSDFEFIRWYLLHDRASVFLDEGTWYLLVHTTCKHLQDDHRCGIYETRPQICRDYTTDACEYDDDWCYEKYFETPEQIWEYNEATMARRPGQSLRSPKPPELPILS, encoded by the coding sequence ATGATACAAACCAAGGTCCGTCGGGAAGATCTGAAGCCAGGCGAAAACCTGTGCGATCACTGCACTGCGAAGTGTTGTCGCTACTTCGCACTGCCGATCGACACCCCCACGGAGTTCTCGGATTTCGAGTTCATTCGCTGGTACCTATTGCACGATCGGGCCTCGGTATTTCTGGACGAAGGAACGTGGTACTTGCTCGTCCACACGACCTGTAAGCACTTGCAGGACGACCATCGCTGCGGGATCTACGAGACACGCCCGCAGATTTGTCGCGACTACACGACCGATGCCTGCGAGTACGACGACGATTGGTGCTACGAGAAGTACTTTGAAACGCCAGAGCAGATCTGGGAGTACAACGAAGCCACCATGGCTCGGCGCCCAGGGCAAAGCCTCCGCAGCCCCAAACCGCCGGAGCTGCCGATTCTTTCGTAA